Sequence from the Eleutherodactylus coqui strain aEleCoq1 chromosome 13, aEleCoq1.hap1, whole genome shotgun sequence genome:
TTTTATACAGACTAAATATTCATCAAATTAATTGGTGTGTTTTACACGCATTAAAATAAATCACTGCCTGTCCTATTTAGGTCCATAATTATGAACCAAAATAGCCCATGAAAGTCTAGAGAAGGGTGGTGGGGTTGTTAGAAAGCAGTGAATATGAATGTTacatgcatacgctcgtgtgaatgagcttaGTCTCACCCATTAAGCCTTtattccagagcgtcatcccgacggccccattacatatggaggttgccctctgacccaggtagggacaggaagagtttaaaagcacctccctttccacccatgcttcagtgtcttcctgtccctacggtgggacagaggagcagctccagagctgcaggagataggaagctgcggaggcaagaagacttaccgcaaagaaatacttaccgcacgctgtgcggcccccctggaggggtagaggtcggggccgcacactcaagagtccctgcatccccgacctgcgctgccgacggagccgtcagtcgcccagtagcgctggtctccctcgcgcggatcgcatgttcgggccgccgctgctgtgatgggatagttcctcctggcaggggaacggcagcggcggcctccctggacctcgggcgcatagcggtgacgtcatccggcgtggtgacgtcacgcgcacaacgtagggggcgtggctaccggcaaaaacccggaaatggcgccaaatttgaaaatcctccccataaaagcaggctaaactccatggaggttcctgctgactgccagacaagtgtatgtgagtatgtctacccgcgacagctcagcacgtgagggagagattgacaccctaccaactgtaagtaggctatacgccaaaacatgcgcaagtggtcacttgtacagcggatgcatatatgttccctttcttgtctcccctctcccccactttcatgggtagatggataaggagggtccaaagaaaatggacccgaggaaaaaatcgaaaaaatgcgtcctctgcaacaaaaggctcgaggagagctataaaaaacccctatgcgaggagtgagtgtattaccgcaagtaatgctcctgaatccaacgcttgcactgctataacagtgaattgctctgccttcacagatgcacggggaaaattctcgcagaggagaaagcagcattcaaatccgatatccgctgcatgataagggaagagctgcaggcttccatggcgtcccttccccaggcccagccaggtccgtcacgggtccctaaaagacctagacagaccgagtcggcgagttcgatctccggtgaatcgctggagctcctatccgaaggggaattagaggacccaccggttcccatagaagacgagaagaaatattacttctcatcaaacgacattgcgcacctcatcaaggcggtgagggaaacaatgcaaattgaggaagataacccgccgagaacaatccaggatgagatgtttggcggcctccgatctagaagaaagatcatgttcccagtcaaccagacgctgcagcaagtgatcatagatgaatggcaggaaccggaaaaaaggatcactgttccaaaagagatccgaaaccggctcgcattcgctaccgaggacgtccgcctgtacagggaaacccccaaggtggacatccagatcgcaaaagtggccaagaagaccctcttgcccttcgaggacacctcccagctatccgatccgatggataaaaaaatcgacggattaatgaagaaagcctgggaggcaacatccctcaccatcgaggctaacatagcctcaacctcagtggctagatccatggcgctctggctaaacaggctagaagcctccataaaggatcgggcccccagagaggagttggccagctgtctccccctcttaaaaatggctaccgccttcctggctgacgcatcagcggagacggtaagatacggggcaaaaaccggagtcctcagcaactcagcgagaagggcactatggctgaagacttgggccgcagacattacatccaaaaataagctctgcgccatccccttccaaggggaatatatgtttgggcccgtcctggacaaaatcctggaaaaagtcggcgacaagagtaaaaccctgcctgacagacaacctttcaggaaaccatccttcccgaagaggatgcgccagcctcctcccgaagttaaagggaaagggaagactggaagatggtcgtaccccaagggaggtcggggtaaggaagtccaaccctcccctgaacaaacagggggtagattagcgggctatctaagccagtggcaaggggtaacgtctaacccctgggtactccgaataatcgaagcagggtaccaaattgaattccactcgctaccccctaggagattccttataacctccccggggtccctacaggaacaagggaacctcataaaaggcgttcaggaacttaaggacctaggggtcattacacaagtccccgattatgaaaggggtgagggattctattcccccctatttctaataaaaaaaccgaatggttccattaggactatatttaatcttaaagccctaaatcaatttatctcgtacaaaaaattcaagatggaaacagtaagatccatcgtcccactaatagatcgagatagtgtaatgtgcaccatagatcttaaagatgcatattaccatgtcccaataacggcagtccatcacaagtacctgaggtttgctctgcgggagggagacaagatccaacattaccaattcacggcccttccattcggaatctccaccgcccctcgggtattcacgaaaatcgttatagagatggtagcctacttcaggcggaatcagatccgcatatttccgtatctggatgactttttgttggtgtcaaggacggagaagaccatgcgtatagacctatccatggtcttatccaccctaaacagtttagggtggatagttaacaagcagaagtccgacttgaaccctggtacacaaaaggtgtacctgggagtattactagactcccacatccaggaatcccggcttccatcatctaggaaggaagacctcacccaaagagtaaaatccttctgtcaggctacggcggtttccattagagaaacaatgaaggtgctgggcatcctgacggcttgcattcagatagtcccatgggcacaggcccatacccggcaattacaaggatttatccttgccaactgggacaaacggcagacatccctggataagaaggtgagcctgtccgtccgagtcaaagagtccctacgctggtggacctcacagaggaacctaagcaaaggtacctcttggtcacaagaatctaccgtacccatcacaacagatgccagcaaaacgggatggggagcccaagtagccgaccaaaatctacaggggatttgggacccccaagtagctaaacgctcatccaatttcagagaactaagggcaatctgggaagcccttcaggcggcagaaccccttataaaaggaaggcatgtcaaaatcctaaccgataatatgacagctctgtcatttgttcgtcaccaggggggaacgcgacacccgcacctgcaacgactggcaacagagatactccgctgggcggaatccaacgtgctgtccctctcagcgatccacttaaaagggtccacaaacgtcgctgccgacttcctgagcagacagagcatccatccaggagaatggggactgaatcagcgagtcttcgaccaactaatctgccagtggggagaaccgcagatagacctgttcgccacgaagagaaattcaaagtgccaggacttttactcgctgaaccccagagacaatccacgcggggtagacgccctgtcccaaagctgggacatggacctagcctacgcctttcctcccttcccactgatcccccgcaccctcaggaaaatccaaaccagccgggcgtcagtcatactagttgcccctatgtgggacaaaaggccctggtatcccctgctaaaagccttggcgatccagggtccattcctactaccagccgtagaagatcttctcctccagggcccactaacatacccaggggtcgagaaattgaagctagcagcatggatgctgaaagcatgatactgcgtgggaagggactctcccataatgtaattactaccctaacaaaaagccgtaaacctatcacgatagccatctacgataggatatggaaaaaattcacagagttctgtaaaatagagccagggaaaatcccaggaattgacattcccgtaatcctggaatttttgcaggcaggcctagaaaaaggccttagtcctagaacccttaaagtccatacagcagcactagggtcctatctagattttcccttggcagaacaccgctgggtgcgtaggtttctcaaaggggcagaacggcttcgaccctttgttagagaaacctttcctacctgggacctaaatatagtcttaactagcttttgccaatcccccttcgaacccctctcacaactctccttgaggctgctcacactaaaagttacccttttagttgccataacatcggctcggagaataggggaattgcaagcattacaatgtattgaaccatacatggtaatacaagacgacaggattaccttcaaactagacccagccttccttccgaaggtagtgtcaaaatttcatagggagcagacgatcactctgccctccttctgtcaaaatccccgtaacgagaaagagagagaatttcataacctagacgttaggagagctgttctagcgtacctagaggccacccgctctttccgtaaaaataataacctcttcattcaatttcaggggccggcaaaaggaaagacggcaactaagagcaccatcgcgaggtggatcaagaccgccatccaagaggcatataaagccaggggtctcgaccctccgggaaaaattagagctcactccactcgctctctttcctcctcttgggcagaaaaaggccaggcgtctgccgagcagatctgcaaggcggcgacctggtcgagtatacatacatttacccgacattacagggttaacgtccagtcggacaaagacctgagttacggacgtaaagtccttcaggcagtagtcccaccctagggccacgtataatttggtatactccatatgtaatggggccgtcgggatgacgctctggaaggacacggattacttaccggtagtcccttttccaggagtcatcacgacggcccatagttccctcccctttaagaataatttatgttcttcaaatgtaaatatgaccgaataaaggtaaaatttggtttagtaaacattgtccaccgtaatgatttataagtcactgaagcatgggtggaaagggaggtgcttttaaactcttcctgtccctacctgggtcagagggcaacctccatatgtaatggggccgtcgtgatgactcctggaaaagggactaccggtaagtaatccgtgtccttCACACatggtgtgtttttgttttgtttttcagttttcaattgcaattaaaaaccgcatgtattGTTGAACACATgcgtgtgttgttttttttgtgtgtgtgaataCTGCCTGAAGTAGTAACTTGATGTGTTCAGCTGTAAGAGGATATCTGGGAGGGGGAAACTTATTACCCCACCTGTACAGGCAGGCGCACATGGCCTGTATATGCAATATCAGTAAGTTCTAAGGCATTATTTGTAATCACTAGTGGCTCCAAATGGTCTTCTCTTAGATGTCTGGAGCCCATTTATGTCAGAACCTGGGCACTCCAAAggattcttgggattggtgagcCTGTAAAACTGCAATGTCACTGCGATGTTTTTCTCACGGGAATATAGCAAACGCCtatgtgaaactggcctcagTGGGAGAATTTGTCTACTAAAAAGTCTTCAATTGGGGTCAGAGTTGTAGTTGGCAAGTCCTGGAGGTGGTGCTTGGGCAGGACCACTCTAGGACAAGTCATGGTAAGTAGCCTGAAGTGTAGAGAACAGGTAGAGCTGCTGGCAGTTGTTACACAAGCTGATATCTTCTGGCTCTTGCTGGCATAGGAATGCGTTAATTCTTTCCAGGGGGAACAGTTGGATTATAGAAGAGGGGCCAGAGCGCCTATTCAAATTGGAAGGTCTCCTTTAATGGTAAATGTATCCCAAGTATTTAGACAGGTAGCTAACAGAGGAGTGAGACCTGAAGGGGGACCTATCTTTAGGGAGTACCCACGGTAATGCATGAATATGGGGCCAGGTCAACGTTTCCTCTAAGCCAACCCACTGCTTCTTAACTAGTCTAGAGAAGTGCTTGTTAAGCTATCTGGTCAGTATTTCTGTAAGAGTATTGGGTCAGGTCAATGTCTAGAAGTTGAGTCACCTAGTCAATTCTCTTCACTCCCCTTCCCCACACGCCTTCAGAATGCCTCTGGAATCTGCTTAAAAAACGGGACATTCTCTTGGCATGGGCATTGCAAGACCTAAACAGCTATTCTAACAGGGGAATATAGTTCAGTTGGTATAGGGACGATAAATCTGTAGATATATTCACCCCTAAATATTGGAGAAGGGATTATTGTTAATTTTAAAGTCAAATTGATGTATCAGATGTAAAACCTTTATGGTGGATAGGAATACATTTACCAATAATTATTTTAGAACGGCTCAAATGGCTAAATCTTGTGAATTTACGAAGAACTGCTAAAAAGAGACATCCGAGGCTGAGACGTATACATTAAGAGGCCATCCTCTTATAGTGCTACCTTACACGGTTGAGAGCTGATCGGTAAACCATTCACATCAGGGTTTTTCCTTAATGCCACCGTCAGATATTCCATTACAATAGCATACAAGAGTGAGGAATGATCCAGACAGGAGACCATTGATGCGAATCTATGCTGACGGATGACCATACAAGGCTAGGATCTTAGTTAATAACTTGGGGCCTAAGCCAAATTTTTCAAGAGGACCTGAAAGCCCCAATGTAAGTGATCAAAGGCCTTGTCTGTGTACTTCGCAAAGAGGCAAAATGGGGTGTTTAGAGTTTTAGCTTTGCTTAACGAGAAGAGGCTTACTGGTATTGGCCCTCATCTCTCCCTTAATGAAGTCTACTTGATCATTATGGATGATGGCAGGGAGAAGGGGTCCCAGTCTATTGGTTAACAACTCTTGAAAAAGGTTTATTTACATAATATTGGACAATGGCTCGCAGATAGCGATGGGTCTTCCCAAGGCTTGGGAAGTACTGTAATGTGTGCCATAAAGGAATGGTGTAGAGGAGAGGATCGGGATACTTGATTGAATGTGGCCTTTAAAATTCTCAGGAGGAAATCTCGCTCCTATTTTGAAGAACCTGGGGGTGAACCCGTCTTGGCCTGAAGTTTTGCCTGCAGGAGACCTATTAATAACTTCACTGATTTATTCCCCCAGTGATATTATCCTCTGTTGAATCCTTGAGGGCTCCAGATATGGCTGGTAGAGCTGTCTCGTCAATGTAGGAAGCCAATCGAGCATGCAGTCTCAGGAGCCATACCAAATTggcctttagggtgcattcacacgaacgtatatcggctcggttttcacgccgagccagtatacgtcgtcctcatctgcgggggggggggggggggggcaggagcaggaactgagctcccgctcccaatgcctcctctccgcccctctgcactatttgcaatgaaaggaggcagaacgggggtggcagagcaggggtggggctaagttctgcgaaTTAGCCTCACCCCcatcatcccgcctctccccattgcaaatagtgcagaggggcggagaggaggcagagagggggcgggagctcagttcctgctcctggctcttccatccccccccgcagatgaggatgacgtatatcggctcggcgtgaaaaccttgccgatatacgttcgtgtgaatgcacccttaaggttATAAATGTCATGAAGATGATCCTGAAGTCTGTTATTGTAGTAGGGTTTTGCACCCTTCGTTAAGATTTAGCCTTTATGTGAGAAATAAAAATGTCTCGTTCGTGTTAAGGAAATGAGCGAGGGAACGGACAAACTTGTGGGTGTATTTGTAAGAGTAGCGTTTCAAGACGTCACAAAACTGTAAATACTTCTGATTCAAAAGACTTCTCGGCTTTTCTTTAATGTTTAGAAGCTCGTTCAATATCACCGGAGTTCTTATGTGACGTCTCAAGTGACTTCAGATTATGGGGAGTTTTATTTTGGCCAATTTTTCTCCCTTTTAAGCAGTGTCCCATGTTTAATGAGGGCCCCTCTTATTATGCATTACAATGCTTTCCACGGAGTTGTCTGGGGGTGGAAATAGGGAATGGTGTGATAGGAAGTTGCTATAGTACCATGTAGGACAGGGCAGCAGAGTCTTTTAAAAGATTGTTGTTTAACTGCCATGTCAGGGTGTCATCGGGACATCAGGGACAGTCAGGGTAAGGAAGACTGCGGTATGATCTGAAGAGATTACATCTCTGATTGGAAACTTGGGGTCCCAAGTTAAAGCATAAtcagtagaaataggaaagtcccgcagcacacctaacacatgcacttaagtgcagaggttccaatctgtgtatgccaagccacccgtggggtcatgaacccaaccccaaataaatgcaatggtatccaaggaggcggcagcatcaacggtgtagaaattgtagaaaggttttattgctccataaaatggtgacgtttcgacttaatctaagtctttttcaagccaggcttgaaaaagacttatggagcaataaaacctttttctaccaTTTCTACACAGTTGATGCTGCTgcctccttggacaccattgAAGTTAAAGCATAATGACTTAATGTGAAAATATCTATAGAACTGTAGGATTGGTGGACAGGGTAAAAATAAGAACTGTGTCTGTCACTAAGATGTAGGAGCCACCAAATATCTACCAATTGGAGCCTTTTGAGGGTCTGAGGGGAAAAAGCTCACAGCTGCATGGAAGATTCTTCTACATCCCGTGAGACTATCAGTTTCATGGGTCTAGCAAAAAGTTGAagtcggtactgttgtatcttgtctccaccacaagaatgGGTGGCGACGTGGGATTATCGTGGGGGAGGTATAGGTTACAccaacagctgctgattggccccCTTTCTCTATCCACCGTCA
This genomic interval carries:
- the LOC136587751 gene encoding uncharacterized protein, coding for MIREELQASMASLPQAQPGPSRVPKRPRQTESASSISGESLELLSEGELEDPPVPIEDEKKYYFSSNDIAHLIKAVRETMQIEEDNPPRTIQDEMFGGLRSRRKIMFPVNQTLQQVIIDEWQEPEKRITVPKEIRNRLAFATEDVRLYRETPKVDIQIAKVAKKTLLPFEDTSQLSDPMDKKIDGLMKKAWEATSLTIEANIASTSVARSMALWLNRLEASIKDRAPREELASCLPLLKMATAFLADASAETVRYGAKTGVLSNSARRALWLKTWAADITSKNKLCAIPFQGEYMFGPVLDKILEKVGDKSKTLPDRQPFRKPSFPKRMRQPPPEVKGKGKTGRWSYPKGGRGGNATPAPATTGNRDTPLGGIQRAVPLSDPLKRVHKRRCRLPEQTEHPSRRMGTESASLRPTNLPVGRTADRPVRHEEKFKVPGLLLAEPQRQSTRGRRPVPKLGHGPSLRLSSLPTDPPHPQENPNQPGVSHTSCPYVGQKALVSPAKSLGDPGSIPTTSRRRSSPPGPTNIPRGREIEASSMDAESMILRGKGLSHNVITTLTKSRKPITIAIYDRIWKKFTEFCKIEPGKIPGIDIPVILEFLQAGLEKGLSPRTLKVHTAALGSYLDFPLAEHRWVRRFLKGAERLRPFVRETFPTWDLNIVLTSFCQSPFEPLSQLSLRLLTLKVTLLVAITSARRIGELQALQCIEPYMVIQDDRITFKLDPAFLPKVVSKFHREQTITLPSFCQNPRNEKEREFHNLDVRRAVLAYLEATRSFRKNNNLFIQFQGPAKGKTATKSTIARWIKTAIQEAYKARGLDPPGKIRAHSTRSLSSSWAEKGQASAEQICKAATWSSIHTFTRHYRVNVQSDKDLSYGRKVLQAVVPP